GATAGAGCCTCAGCTTAAGTCCTCAAGAATAAACAGACATATTTACTCAACCACAAAGTTCTCACAGAAATTTTTCCATAACCATGTGAGTTTGTAACATGAACTTCACTAATTGCACACATAATGAACAGGATGATTTTTATCGGTTCTATGAAGTTTGAGTAACTTACCTTCTTATCTTTATCTGAGAGAGTAGGTAAATCAATGTGAATCTGAGCAGCATGCAGAGTGAACAATGACCCAGTTAACGTGGCAGAGTTCTTGACAATGCAAACTACATCATCCCCTTTCACTTGATCTACCTGTGCAACGATATTTGGAATTCTTAATCAGCGGATTCAAACAACCTTAAACTGCTTCTTACTGGAGCAGTAGTATTAATCCTTCAGTTTCAATTAGTTTgtcttattttcctttttcgtttgtttaaaaaaaaagaatgccTCTTACCCTTTTTGGCAACTTTTTTATTTCCAAcattccacatgaggtgtttaagatgacaaaattaaaggacatttggtacattcaacatatattattttttgaacatTAAATTATTTACAATCAACATATCTTTAGCTTAAAACCACAAGATTTAAAAGTCAAAACCAGACAAGCAAATTGAAATAGAGGGAGTAACTGTCTTTGTCAAAAAAGTTCATAATTGTGCAGTTGCAAACACATTGCAAAATATACTCATAGACAAACTTAAACATAAACAGCTGTAGCTAAACACAACGGATTAAAAAAACATAGGGTGGCTAGGGAAATAAGGAGGCTTGATAATGTTATACCTCCAGCCACACAGACGTCGTTTCACTTCCTGTGAAGAGGTATTGGCCAATAAAAATTGTGTCTCCCTTCTTCACTGCCTGCAAGAAAAAATTAACACCATAATTTAATATCATGAAGGACATTCACCCCTCCTAATCAACAATATTGATGATATTCTCGCCATCAAATTCAGATTGAATTTGCTCTTTTCCCTTCCATTGGAAACACTTTTTGGTTACCAAAATGCACTGCAGAGGAAAATGCAAAGCAAAGACGAAGGGAACTAATTGAACCTTGGATAATCCACCAAAATTGATTGGAAACACTTCAGAAGATGCTTCCTGGCCTTCATCAGGTGTAAGAGTAATAGTTGCATTTGCCTCAAGTGAAATAGGTTTCTCACTCTTATTAACAACCGTTAGCTCTGGACCTGCAGTATCTAGCATGACCTGacaaaatgaaaacaaaaatagtCTTAATACCCTTGTCAAGTTACTGGACAATGCTCAAAAGGTGCAATGACATAGTTGTAACTGAATCCGTGGAAGTGAATAGAGGCAACGCAAAATGTGGAGGAGAGTATATGATCTACAATTTATCCATTTGCTTGTTCACAAATGCAAGATAATACTCCCTTTAACTCAAAAGTAACAACACTCAACTATTCGACAAGTCCACTTTAAGTATCCAGTTAAcagttttcaaatatattttaacaactAAAACTTGTGATTTATAGAACATCTTATATCGTTTCTACATACACAGTTCTTATTTTAAAAGGGTTAATAGCACTTTTTATCACCTCTGTTGGTGATAAATATTGATTTTACTCCTTGTGACATCTGACTAAACACATTTGACCtctaattaattgaaaagtgCACTTTTGATCCCTTTGCTTGTGAATATTCACAAATTTATCAATGATTCCAAATTGTTCCACCTCATGATTACTCATTCCCACGATAATCTTGTACTATTACTCCATACTCAACAATAACATAgttctaaaaatattcaaaacacAACACATTTCCTACGTAAAGGATCAAGAGGCACAAATTTCCATTAGTTGAAGGTTAAACGTGCTTTGTCGAATATCACAACGACTACAATCAAAATATAACTGAGTGACAAAAAGAGTAACTATCACTATTCAAAAAAAGGCAAAAACaatgaattcaaatttcaaatcataCTAAAAATTAGATGTGTGAGGTGACATTATGCAACAACGTAAACCAATACAATCTAAACCGAACATGGTATTCATCAAACAATAGAATAcaacacaatacaatataatacatacAGAACATAGCTTCTTAGTGCTCTTAATAGAACTCTTCAAATTCTCCAATGTCTCCTGATGATATTTAGTATCACCCaatgaaaaatcaaatcttgCCACTACAAatccaacaaaaataacaatcaaaacaaacccTTTTAACCATTCATCACaacatttccaaaaaaaaaaaaaactgaaaattttcaatatattaataCCTGACATTCCAGCTTTAAGACATGCTGAAAGAACCTCAACGGATCGAGATTTTGCACCCAATGTTCCAACAATCTTCGTCATTGCAGGAAAAAAACCCTACcaagattttaaaaattaaacaaacccCATTAGTTATTATCACCTTAAATACACAAATCATATGAAAAAATACAGATCTAAAGCATGAaaaaaaatggtttttttttgGAAACTCACAGCTTTGGATGGCTCCAATATGGAAGCCATCCTAATGGGTTCTTCAAGAAGTAAATGATTTGAATGCATGGTCttgttagtgaaaaaattaacaaaatgaaTCAGTTTTTTctgaagaagaatgaaaaaaaaaagagaactttctttttttatagaGAAAGAAGAGATCACAGAAAGCACAAAACTGAATAGTTTGGTAGTTTAGTTTTTTTGGTGGGCTAAGCACGTGACAATGTTTGCGTTAACTCGCGAGCACCTTAATTAAATTTGTTCTCGTATAATGATAAAACGAGAATAACGTTTTCTATAATCATAGCTTATGAGCAAATTAATGTATATCTCAACTAATTTCACGAGATATATGTTATGACTCATCAACACAGATATCAAATAACAGTATTCGATAATATTTATATGGAAAGAAATTACCTGATATTTTTCACTTCGATAAATGTACAatctaatttataaaattatttttttctatggTGTGGTTTTAATATTAGAATGGTTATTTTTATGTACTTTTGATCATTTGGAGAACttttaatttcatcatttaagTTTTCTTATTGATACTCTAGcatatgaacataatacatTTATATGGGATTTTACCTTTTTGATTCATgattgtaaataaataaataaaatatagctttttaaatttcatgtttcattaaattaaatcaaaatagatATGATAAAATGGATGGATTATTATATATTTCGAGGTGaaattatagtataaataaTACGAAGAAAAGCAACAAGATAATTGAAAATGTGAAATGGTTATTCTTAATTTTCCTACAACATATATACAATATGAAGTTAAATGTGTCGATTTATTAAAACAtagtgaaataatttttatcgaACTTTGAGGTTGGAAAATGATGCAAAGCTTTTAACTATTCTattgaaattttcataattaattagaTTCTTTTATagcaattatttttataattatatttcagAAAATATCAGAATATATATAAACCCTAATAAAAGTGTAAGAAATAATATAGGCCCccttttatttcacttttttttttccacatagatcaattatcaaaatgtcaaattccATGGGCTATGGCcctttgttttttaattaaataaaattaatgcatCTGATTAATCCTTGAATgctgtaattttatttttactcaatGATTCTGACCACAATTGTAGGACAATACTTTTCATACGTACCAAATATGTGAATATTTTTCTTcgtatcaaatatattttatatttatttgaataattataatGGAGTTAATCTTAAAGgcgaatttttttaataattaataattcatgtTTGGCGATTTAGGCCATAAGATTCCATGTTGTCATGTTGAATGTTTAGTGGAATATAGGactattcaaaatcaaaccatAATCGATAAGTTGAATCGAAAAAAGAATCTTAATTTATTGATAATGGGTAACTGACTTAACGAGTTTActaatgatttgatttttttaattatcaggTTATCAGTTCTAAACGATTATATTTATAACATTCGGTATAAAGATCCTTGACTTAGAGTTTAGtttcatacttttatttttggttgtctCAAACTCTCTGTTATTCTACAATGTGACAGTGTTTGCGTTTGATGCAATCTGTCAAGTCATGTGGACTGTTTATTTGGTTTTGTAACCTtatttctaagtgattttcaaagtttttttgtgtcaaatctCAACGGTTAAACCGAGAACAATCAATAATCGATAAGTGAATATCTTAATGGTCCTATAATAATTTAGCATGCctacaaattaataaatcaaactgGTAAATTTTAAAATCGAATTGAATCgatgaataataattttgtaactCTATCTCAAATACGTTATATATACTAAAAATTAGATAAATCATATAGAATTTGTTTTAGCACTTTCAcaacatttttcttcattttgaattttttttctagagataatataatttaacataCTCAATGTAATATATTACATAAGCTAAATAGTTTCAAATCACTTTACTTCTAGAATAACATAAACTATAAGAAAGTTATTGATTTATTGATAATCGATTATTGATTTGGTGATTATAgcaatgattttaattttttattctatttatcGATTCTTAAAGATTTATGTTTGTACTTGTTGGGTTAACCGATGACTCGATAGTAAATTAATAGATTACGTTTATATCATCGGGTATATAAAGTTCTTAACCAAgagtatttttcatttttaatttcaagTTGTCTCAATCTCTCGGTTATTTTACAATATATTAGTGTTTACTTTTGAGCGAAATGCTATCTATCAACTCATGTTATATTGTTCATTTGGTTTATCACCTTATTTCTAAGTGAATTTTATGCTTTTCTCTTATATCGTATCTTAACGTTTAGATCAATAAATATCAATAATCGTTAAGTAAATATCTTAATAGTTCTATACGATTTAACATGTCTACAAACCTATAACTGATAAGTCGAACCATAAAACTTCATAATCGAACCAATCGATACCCAATTCGATTAGTATAAACGGATAATCCCGACCACACTCTACCATCTATTAACATGCCATACCAATACCAACTTTCTATCTAGAATCATCTTCTTAATAAGCAAGCTAGACCATATCGATCTCATTAGTACTTTTTCGACCTACCTCGACGACATGTAATTTAGAAGTTGTAATAATTCACTTTACCTAACGGACTCCAACATTTGTAACGGTTCCAAACGGTGAACCTCACAAACGTTACCTTTCACGTCGTCTATTCTCTCCGTTTCCCAAGCCCTAACGTACGTCGTCCATGGCTTCTTGTGACGACGATTTCTCTCTCCTCGGTGACGATAACGCCGCCGTCGCCGTCACTCCCACCACCACCACCGCAAACCCTAATTACCACCACCAACCTTTCTCCTCCGTCCGGTACAAGCCTGTGCAAATCCATCCCCCGCCGATCTCCGCCGGTAGTCCGAAGAACATTTCCGGCGATGAAGACGACGGTGATGGATACAGCGACAATAACGCACAGTCGTATCATATCGGAGTGAACCCCTACGAGAACGATTCAATTCCGTTTGAGAATGACACTAATGTTAATAGATCGAGAGGTAAATCATCAAACGAGAAACGAGCCGATCGAGAAGATATCAGTGATAACGGGACACCGTATAGTTATAAGAGATCGAGAATCAGCTCATCCTCCGGTAGTGGCAGCGGAGAGTACCGGAAGgatagagaagaatggagtgaCACGGCGATAGCGTGTTTATTGGAGGCGTATATGGAGAAATTTGTGCAATTGAATAGAGGGAATCTTAGAGGGAGAGATTGGGAAGAAGTGGCGGCGATGGTGAGTGAAAGATGCGAGAAGCAATCGAAGAGTGTAGAACAGTGTAAGAACAAAGTTGATAATTTGAAGAAGAGGTATAAATTGGAGAGACATCGGATGAGTAATGGCGGCTTAACGATTAGTCATTGGCCATGGTTCAAGCAAATGGAGCAGATTGTTGGGAATTCGATATCAGTAAAAGCTACATCTGAGGAAGACAAAGCCATTGTTCCAATGAACAACTCCAGCACTGGCAGGCAACCGAAAAGGTAATACCTTTAGTATGATAATGATATGAAATGAGCTTAAATGGGAAGTACGTCAACTTGGTTGGGACTGAGCCTTAGTAGTTGTTGTTTGCCTTTAATAAAAATCCTTAACTTAGCCATTGTTCCAATGAACAACTCCAGCACTGGCAGGCAACCGAAAAGGTAATACCTTTAGTATGATAACGATATGAAATGAGCTTAAATGGGAAGTACGTCAACTTGGTTGGGACTGAGCCTTAGTAGTTGTTGTTTGCCTTTAATAAAAATCCTTGACTTATCGAGTACCGTTgggttttgaaataaaaatatttagtacGAAGATGACATAAAATGAGCTTAAATGTTGGAGTGGGGATTCATATAACCGACCTCAACTTGTTTGGGACTGTGTTGTAGATGACATATGTTGATTTATTTAGTAGAATGGATACAAATGATTCATATAACCGATATGGCTTTAAGATATTGTGTTCGATGTAAATCAAGGTCAATACAACAGTGGTGGAATGAAATTTCTCTGTTtggtttttttcatttttagacTAATTTTTCTGCTGCAAGAATCACATGAACTTGTGCTGGAAAATAAGACGAATCTTTGTATATGGTTAACGAATGAGTTATTTTGTCAATACACAGGGAACTGCTTATCAAAATCGTTATCTTTCTTGCTTTTAGTGAGGTATAGTCCTTATGtaattcattttattaagaTGTGAATTTTGTGTTCTAATTTGGTAGGAAATTCTAAATCTTCAATTGTCTTTTAGaatagattaattaattttcgaGTTGTCCCTTATGGAGAACTAATCAGTTAAATGTGTATCTGTTTTAGCATAAATTGGAGTTCCtcgtcttttctttttttgatgtaGCAGCTATTTGCTAACCTTGTATTCTAGTGAAAATCTGCATATAAAATACTTTGAAGTGTTCTTCCTGTTTGGCGGATTATCTAACATTTCTGTTCCTTCTAACCTTCTTCAGATATGGAACAGCGGTGCCTAGTCCCAGCGGACAGATTGTGAAGGCGAAATCTTCTATGAGTCCAAGGTGGAGAAGGGTAGTTCTTAAAATTAGTGGTGCTGCACTAGCTGGAATGACACCAAACACTAATGATGCAAACAACATCGATCCAAAGGTTAATTTACTACCAATATACTCTCATATTTTGAAGCAAAACTTGTTTAACCCTGGAAGAAACAAATTGGGCTTAAAATTTTGATTGTAGTTTGGAGAGGACGTGCTATGTGATTATTTTCATTCCGAGTGTCAAATTCAAGATATTACATCATGTTGACATTTTTTACGAGCAAGTTTGGATGACAAATCAGTGGATCTATTGATGGAGACATATCTATTGCATGAATACAGGGTTGACTTATATTTGCAAAATGAAAGTAGTAAAACTTATTTAGGTCAAGAAGCTAAACATGTCTTTTAAGTTTGAATTTCAGAATGATTGTAACGCTGAGGAAATCTTTTTCCTTAAAGTTTGACTATTAGTCCATGCCGCTCCGTTGGAGTCTGTCTCAGCAAAACTTATAAACATTCAGTTTCTCTAGTGCTAAAAGTAGTCGAGATTATCTTCTGGCATAAAACTCAAAACACTCTGACATAACCAAAAGACTCTTATCAACCAATTTGTGGACCTAAAGTAAACATATTAACATGACTAAAACTTGAAGCTCAATTTTTTTACAAGGAGCTTAATCCCACCTTATCTGTATTGTTGCATATAGATCTTTTTATTCCATTGTCTATTTTCTCCTTCTACTAAGAAATTTTACCAATTTAATTCAAGCTGTTGTCGAAGTAGGTTGGCCTACGACAAATAGGTCTATGAATTTTGGGATGACTAAGAGCTTTAGATTTTCTTGTAGGATGGTCATTACTTTTTTACTCTATATTCAATGAAGAAATCATGTTATGACCACTTGGTGATTTTCCTGTGACCTTCCATGGAAATGAATATATCACAAACTTGATGTCAATATTACCAGCGAGATGAATGCATAAAACCTTTTTAGCTTGTGTAAGAGAATTCGATTGGGCAAGCAAGATGTTGCTACATTTATTTCTGCTACATTTTTTACTCTGTTTCCTTATCAAGTGAGATGTAGTTATCTGTATTTGTAAATGGAGCAAGTCTTTACtttattgtgaatgctgatAATTTAGTTCGAATTTTTAATAAACCAGGTGGCCACACTACTTGCTGCAGAAGTCTCAATAGCTTGTCGTCTTGGTATAGAGGTATCAGTCAGAAAAGCTTCTGAATTTTTTCCCGAGGATTATTACATTTGTATGTAATCTGATCCCTTGAAATATGCATGTTTATTGTTGCCATAGGTGGCAATAGTTGTTGGCGGACGCAATTTCTTTTGTGGAGAGACATGGGTAACTTCAACTGGATTGGAGAGATGTACTGCCTATCAAATTGGGTAATTTTCCTGACTCTTTTATAATTTGTTGTGCTATTGTTAGCTAAATTTTACTGTCGTTCATTTGGTTTGTTTTCATATAAGAGTTGGAATGATAAACTCACATCCTCATATGCGGATGATCTTGACAATCCAGTGAATATTTATATCTATGGTAACTCTTTATTTCGGTTAGATACTTTTGGTAGCTTTTAATTATTAAGATATATTATGATTGCTATCTTTATTCATGTCAATATTGGTATGACTAAATAGTTGAAATGCATGAGGAAAAGAgaataaagaacaaaaaagaattTAGAGAGTTTGGTCTATGACATGcagatcatttttttttttgaatgatcTCTAATATGAACTATAGGGGCTTGTACTTTGTACAACCGTGGAATAGTCTTTATAAGAAAGGGAAAGGGAAAACAATTGAATCTAGAGACTCAGGTCTATGAACCCCGGGGCATAGTGGGAGTTAGGAGCTTTAGTGCATCGGGCTGCCCCTTTACTTTGTAATAACAATTATAGAGGCTTGTACTCTTTACAAACGcggaataaatttttttaatgtgcTTTACCAAAAAAGATAACAACTTCGCTACAAACATGGGTATGATTATTTGATTTGAGGTTCCTTGGTTACAAGATTCTGGGcttttaatttatagtaagtGCAACAAATGTTTGGCTAAAATAGTTAGTTTAACTTGAATGAACTGACAAAAAGTTCAATTTGAATATGGCTAGCCGTGGCGGATCCAGGATTGTAAGCTTGTGGGTGCTCTTTTCTTTTGATAGAAAGTTACTATAATCGCATAATATAAGTGCACAACTATTTAAACATATTAGTTTTAAAGAACTCTTCATTTCTTAGAAAATGAACCGGCCAAAATTTTCTCAAGGAAAACAAGAGAACACTGATTTTTTAAGTCacaagaaattacacaagtatagaagaaaatttacaactAAACGTAAaggtaatgaagaaagttaaATGGGGGAGGAGGAATCACTAAGTTGAAaccaaattaaaaggaaaaatcataaataaagtaTAAGAAAAGGAATGAAGAATCTGTATTGGAGAAAAAGAAGGAAACATTTGACATCAAAGCAGAAAAAGATaacttgagttttttttttttttgatgaagtaaaaaaaaaaaagataacttGAGTCATAACAGCCACACTTAGGTATCGAACCCCTTTGCACATCTCCCCAAGGTAAGACTCCAAGATATCTGATAATAAGTTCCCATATAACAATATGTAATTCACATCGGGTGAATGGTTGCTTGCACGAATACCCGGCAGGTTATACATGGGTCTGCCCCTAATGGCTAGTGGAAGAACCAAGACTACTTTTAACTTTGAGAAAATGAAGTTGGATTAAACCATATGATTCCATCcccaaaatttgatttaaaaggTCAACTAGCTTTGATAATCTTTACCCGCTTTTCTGCTACTCTGTCCTTGGCCCTTGTACCATGCTTACCTTCTTCTGCCCCTCAACATATTCACTAAGTCACCTACTAGCTTCATCTCGATACCATACCGATGGCTGCTAACCCAATGGTTTGCTTGGGGTGGTGAATGGGGGTTTGCAGGACATGGTGGTAAGTTGCACAAAGAGAGTGGAGGGGATTGGAATGTGGTTTGTATAGTTTGAGTGAGGTTTAATGGGGGTTTGGGGGAGGGGACGGATGTGGAGAAGGCAGAGGGATCTAGAGTTGCGGTCAAGCTCTTTCTCATTTTGATTCGACTATTAGAAGCATAAACTAGATCATTTCACACAAACTTTACCCTTtcataaagataaaaaaattgtttcacaCAATCTCGTCTTAAGTATGTGTTGAACAGGGCAGATTTATTCGAGGACAAGCGGTGTCATGTGACACCTCTTTGTCAATTTTTTATACGAGATAtgtactccctctgtccctaattacttgtccactttgGATTGGCACACCCTATTAAGAAATGAATAACAATCATTGACATagtgagtttatcattttacaCTTATcaattatgaagtggatgaatcgaaaacttaatattttcaagaagttcTACCTTtctcaaagtaattaatttagggtataataggtaaaaaaaaattgtcctttcttgatttgtcaaaatggacaagtaataagggacagagggagtattatataattaaatggCAGAAACATAAATGAGATATATTCATTGACATGACACTGCTTGACACAACATGCTGTGTTGCTCTACTGGTCAGGTGCCATGCTTTCAACTAAAGCTCGCGAGTTCGAAGGCGCCtcatctgtaaaaagatgttgTCTAGGTTCAAACCACTGACCTCTTGGAGCTTAACAAAAGGCTGAGCCTAATAGTTCAAGAGTTACACTTGTAAAGAACGGCGACAAATGTTTATGGAATGATGTTTCTCCTTTGTGGTTGTGCTATCATCTTCTTTCTTGCCAAGGAAATCGATTAAGAAGAGTTGTAGTAATATACGTAAACTGTgtttaattttctatatattttttaatatgatattgTAATGGCTTATGTATGTTATCATTTTAAAATGTGATGCCACTGGTGTTGACTAATGGTCTAGTTCATTAATGTGAGATAGTTTGCTCTCACTTCCAGACTTGGTAATGATATTTCCCATtcttctttaatgaactaattgTGCCTATTATGTCCTAATCTTGCAGAATGATGGCAACTCTGATGAACTCCATACTGCTGCAGTCGGCATTAGAGAAGGTTGGTGTGCAAACTCGTGTGCAAAGTGCATTTAACATGCCCGAGCTTACTGAGCCATACAGCAGGCAACGGGCTATGCGGCATCTTGAAAAAGGTAGAGTTGTGATCTTTGGTGGTATTGGAGCTGGCACAGGAAATCCACTCTTCTCAACGGATACAGTTGCAGCACTCAGAGCTTCTGAAAGTACGTAATGTTACACTCGAAATGTCTGTTTTTTATTCTCGCTGAGTGGTTAATGATTCAAACTTTTCCTTTTCAGTTCATGCTGATGCCATACTCAAGGCTACAAATGTAGACGGTGTCTATGTCTGTGACTCCCGAAATAATAATGTTGTTGCTGAGCATATTTCCTTCAGGGAGCTTGTTTCCGGAGGAGATTCCCCATTGGACCTAATGGCTGTTACACTATGCGAGGAGAATGCATTTCCTGGTCCGTATTTTCTGAGCATGCTCTTTACAATTCCTATAGAATGTTGCCTCTAATATCCATCTTTCATCGACATACTTCATGGAAGTGTGTCTAGTTCCCTTTCTTGACACGCTTTGCTTTTCTTGCAGTTGTTATTTTCAATCTTCATGGGCCTGGAAATTTATCAAGAGCGTTATGTGGAGAGCAGGTGGGTACACTGATCGATCAGACAGGACGTGTTAGCTAGCGTTCTCTTGAGATGTGTGTCATTTACCTTCATCTTTAAAGATAAAAGTGATTTAGAGAGAGCAGCATTGAGGCTGCAATGACCATGGAGTTTTCTGAGTTGAGTGATCATATCCCCATGACTTTATACTCAGACGATAATTCGATCCAACTTCAAACAGATTATTACAGAGATAAAGATATCATCTAGTTCATGGAACTGATGAACTGTATGTTgtagtttagttttttttttttttactggaCTAGTGTTATAGTTTGGATTATAAACATGTGTAGTGAGATAAGTTAATGTTCTTTAGAAAGCAggaaaatctaattttttttgctgTGTTAGAACTTTGAAGGGACTTAGTTTTGCATTGTCTTAAATATATACACAGAGATTTTGGGATCTTTGAAGATATGCAAGTCAAAATACTTTCTAGTTTGGGCCTCTTtctcatttctttccttttctattGGAGTCGCGGAGCAATGGTAAAGTTGTTTCCGCTGTGACTTTGGAAA
The nucleotide sequence above comes from Solanum pennellii chromosome 9, SPENNV200. Encoded proteins:
- the LOC107029340 gene encoding uncharacterized protein LOC107029340, with product MASCDDDFSLLGDDNAAVAVTPTTTTANPNYHHQPFSSVRYKPVQIHPPPISAGSPKNISGDEDDGDGYSDNNAQSYHIGVNPYENDSIPFENDTNVNRSRGKSSNEKRADREDISDNGTPYSYKRSRISSSSGSGSGEYRKDREEWSDTAIACLLEAYMEKFVQLNRGNLRGRDWEEVAAMVSERCEKQSKSVEQCKNKVDNLKKRYKLERHRMSNGGLTISHWPWFKQMEQIVGNSISVKATSEEDKAIVPMNNSSTGRQPKRYGTAVPSPSGQIVKAKSSMSPRWRRVVLKISGAALAGMTPNTNDANNIDPKVATLLAAEVSIACRLGIEVAIVVGGRNFFCGETWVTSTGLERCTAYQIGMMATLMNSILLQSALEKVGVQTRVQSAFNMPELTEPYSRQRAMRHLEKGRVVIFGGIGAGTGNPLFSTDTVAALRASEIHADAILKATNVDGVYVCDSRNNNVVAEHISFRELVSGGDSPLDLMAVTLCEENAFPVVIFNLHGPGNLSRALCGEQVGTLIDQTGRVS